From Acinetobacter sp. ASP199, the proteins below share one genomic window:
- a CDS encoding PilT/PilU family type 4a pilus ATPase, whose translation MYTPELLDEARKFMHHMLTKVVEYGGSDLFITADFPPSIKQQGLMKPFGQQKLTADKTRLFAYALMNERQIKEFKSVMDCNFGITVPGVSRFRVNVFHQQHNIGMVIRTITTDIPSFQQLGLPNSLQQVIMEKRGLVLIVGATGVGKSTTLAAMIDHRNTHSEGHIVTIEDPVEYVYQHKKSMITQREIGVDCVSWHNALINTMRQAPDVIVIGEIRDTESMEHAIAFAESGHLCLATLHSNNADQALDRIINFFPEERRNQLLMDLSANMKAVISQRLIRTEDGQGRRAAVEILLNTPLVSDFIRKGDFYELKTIMARSRELGMQTFDQALFDLYNKGIISYDEALRNADSSNEMRLQIKLKSSRINPVLQEERSKMTILEQSKETKLT comes from the coding sequence ATGTATACACCCGAATTGCTCGATGAAGCACGTAAATTTATGCACCATATGTTGACCAAAGTGGTTGAATATGGTGGCTCCGATCTTTTTATTACCGCAGATTTTCCACCAAGCATCAAACAGCAGGGCTTGATGAAACCGTTTGGTCAGCAAAAACTGACAGCGGATAAAACCCGTCTATTTGCCTATGCCTTGATGAATGAACGACAGATCAAGGAATTCAAGTCAGTTATGGATTGCAATTTCGGTATAACTGTACCCGGTGTATCACGTTTCCGGGTCAATGTTTTTCACCAACAGCACAACATTGGTATGGTCATCCGAACCATTACCACTGATATTCCAAGTTTTCAGCAATTGGGACTACCCAATTCACTACAGCAGGTGATTATGGAAAAACGCGGACTGGTCCTGATTGTAGGTGCGACCGGTGTAGGTAAATCGACTACGCTGGCAGCCATGATTGATCACCGTAATACCCATTCGGAAGGACATATCGTTACCATAGAAGATCCGGTGGAATATGTCTATCAGCATAAAAAGTCGATGATTACCCAACGTGAAATTGGTGTAGATTGTGTTTCCTGGCATAACGCGCTGATTAATACCATGCGTCAGGCACCGGATGTGATCGTGATTGGTGAAATCCGGGATACTGAGAGCATGGAGCATGCGATTGCCTTTGCTGAATCTGGGCACCTGTGTTTGGCAACCTTGCATTCTAATAATGCCGACCAGGCGTTGGATCGCATTATTAACTTCTTCCCGGAAGAGCGCCGTAATCAGCTGTTAATGGATTTATCTGCCAATATGAAAGCGGTGATTTCTCAACGTTTGATCCGCACTGAGGATGGGCAAGGTCGTCGTGCTGCTGTTGAAATTCTACTGAATACGCCGCTGGTTTCTGACTTTATCCGTAAAGGAGATTTTTACGAGCTGAAAACCATTATGGCACGTTCACGTGAGCTGGGCATGCAGACCTTTGACCAGGCATTATTTGATTTGTATAACAAGGGAATCATTTCTTATGATGAAGCTTTGCGTAATGCAGATTCGAGTAATGAAATGCGTTTGCAGATCAAATTAAAGAGTAGTCGCATCAATCCAGTTCTTCAGGAAGAAAGGAGTAAGATGACAATACTGGAACAGTCTAAGGAAACTAAACTAACATAA
- a CDS encoding 3-deoxy-7-phosphoheptulonate synthase: protein MNSVITSQQQQTETLLSLPAQLKAQLPLSPQLAEQIAAQRQTIQNILEGKDHRLMVITGPCSIHDEASALEYAEKLKQLQAQISDKIFLVMRAYIEKPRTTVGWKGFLYDPELDGSSNMQLGLEKSRDLYLKIIGMGLPIASEILSPMATAYFDDLLAWGAIGARTSESQIHREISSHMPYSIGFKNGTDGSIQIALDAIQSASHPHQFLGMSQSGLPCILNSKGNPKAHLILRGSNSGPNYQLSEIEKIKAKHSAELPALVIDCSHGNSSKNPMLQPEVLAQIVAERLQTNVRGVMLESHLVDGNQKISDTMLYGQSVTDGCLGWTKTEQLLLNMTASLRLEGLKRSA from the coding sequence ATGAATAGCGTTATTACATCACAACAACAGCAAACTGAAACTCTATTAAGCCTGCCGGCACAATTGAAGGCACAATTGCCATTGTCTCCACAATTGGCTGAACAGATTGCCGCACAGCGACAAACGATACAAAATATTCTAGAGGGTAAAGATCACCGCCTGATGGTGATTACCGGACCATGCTCCATCCATGATGAAGCTTCCGCGCTTGAGTATGCAGAAAAATTAAAACAATTACAGGCACAGATTTCCGATAAAATTTTTCTGGTCATGCGTGCTTACATTGAAAAGCCACGTACGACAGTCGGCTGGAAAGGTTTCCTATACGATCCTGAGCTCGATGGTTCATCCAATATGCAGTTGGGTCTGGAAAAATCGCGCGATCTTTACCTGAAAATTATTGGCATGGGTTTACCGATTGCTTCAGAAATCCTCAGTCCAATGGCGACGGCGTACTTCGATGATTTACTGGCTTGGGGTGCGATTGGGGCACGTACCAGTGAATCTCAGATTCATCGTGAAATTTCCAGTCATATGCCATACAGTATCGGCTTCAAAAATGGCACAGATGGTTCGATTCAGATTGCTTTAGACGCGATTCAGTCCGCTTCTCATCCGCATCAGTTCTTGGGCATGAGCCAATCTGGATTGCCATGTATTCTGAATTCTAAGGGCAATCCAAAAGCACATCTGATTCTGCGTGGATCAAATAGTGGTCCGAACTACCAGTTATCTGAAATTGAGAAAATTAAAGCCAAACATTCAGCTGAATTGCCGGCACTGGTGATTGACTGTAGTCATGGCAACAGTTCCAAAAATCCGATGTTACAGCCGGAAGTATTGGCGCAGATCGTGGCAGAACGTTTACAGACCAATGTTCGCGGTGTAATGCTGGAAAGCCATCTGGTGGATGGTAATCAAAAAATTTCAGATACAATGCTTTATGGACAGTCCGTCACTGACGGATGTCTGGGCTGGACAAAAACCGAACAACTGTTGTTAAATATGACAGCTTCACTGCGACTGGAAGGTTTAAAGCGTAGTGCTTAA
- a CDS encoding phospholipase D family protein: MTHRTCTLCISFITISCFLTGCELDPNTSTKAKITPVQSQHWIQKAEARENIQQGLTAYLPLYDGFMSIAARLHLINHAKHHLDLQYYIWNDDFIGNLVLSQLLNAADRGVKIRLLIDDQNGTQLDDKLLALSQHPNIETKLFNPYKFRHFRALDYGLRLKKVNHRMHNKLIIADGSVAVTGGRNISSEYFEASNDFQFTDVDILFAGNAVTDANQSFIDFWNDTLSYDIQQILKEKSKPYDLVELRKLFARTRLDAKETQRRVNIAEQQIAKQLQSQPVQWARAHFVADSPKKARHTINDDDFIYTQMLDLMGEPKNQLGLVSSYFVPTQWGTDYLSKRARNGLKIRVVTNSFVANDVPVVHAYYQQYRTQLLKNGIDIWEFKPYIERRERTWYEKMTGNVIPAKNKNSSSLHAKFFYTDGKVFIGSFNFDPRSARLNTEVGLVIESEKLQDEIAASLDKYLPRIAYQLKLNDKGEIIWLDQQKDGKIFEYNYDPETTRFQRFVMHLVTTFPAEWAM; encoded by the coding sequence ATGACTCACCGAACTTGCACACTCTGTATCAGTTTTATTACCATCTCCTGTTTTTTGACAGGCTGTGAGTTAGATCCAAACACATCGACTAAAGCAAAAATCACACCGGTACAATCCCAGCACTGGATTCAAAAAGCTGAAGCCCGGGAAAATATTCAGCAAGGTTTAACCGCTTACTTGCCGCTCTATGATGGTTTTATGAGTATTGCAGCACGTCTGCACCTGATTAACCATGCCAAGCATCATCTCGATCTGCAATATTACATCTGGAACGATGATTTCATTGGTAACCTGGTATTATCTCAGTTGTTGAATGCTGCCGATCGCGGGGTCAAAATCCGGCTGTTAATTGATGACCAAAATGGGACTCAGCTGGATGATAAACTGCTTGCGCTGAGTCAGCATCCTAATATCGAGACCAAATTATTTAATCCTTATAAATTTCGTCACTTTCGTGCCCTGGATTATGGGCTGCGCTTAAAAAAAGTGAATCACCGTATGCACAATAAGCTGATCATTGCCGATGGCAGTGTGGCTGTCACCGGCGGTCGCAATATCAGCAGTGAATATTTTGAAGCCAGCAATGATTTTCAGTTTACCGATGTTGATATTTTGTTTGCCGGCAATGCGGTCACAGATGCCAATCAGTCTTTTATTGACTTCTGGAATGATACGTTGAGCTATGATATTCAGCAGATCTTAAAGGAAAAGTCTAAACCGTATGATTTGGTAGAATTACGAAAATTATTTGCTCGAACCCGTTTGGATGCCAAGGAAACTCAGCGTCGCGTCAATATTGCAGAGCAGCAAATTGCCAAACAATTACAGTCACAACCTGTGCAATGGGCCAGAGCGCATTTTGTGGCAGATTCACCGAAAAAGGCACGTCATACCATAAATGATGATGACTTCATCTATACTCAAATGTTAGACCTGATGGGTGAACCAAAAAATCAGCTGGGCCTGGTGTCTTCCTATTTTGTTCCAACCCAATGGGGAACGGATTATCTGAGCAAGCGCGCTAGAAATGGTTTAAAAATTCGGGTCGTCACCAACTCATTTGTGGCTAATGATGTGCCTGTGGTTCATGCCTACTATCAGCAATACCGTACTCAATTACTTAAAAATGGCATCGATATCTGGGAATTTAAACCTTATATTGAGCGTCGGGAACGCACTTGGTATGAAAAAATGACCGGCAATGTGATTCCGGCTAAAAACAAAAACAGCTCCAGCCTGCATGCCAAGTTTTTCTATACTGACGGCAAAGTCTTTATCGGCTCTTTTAACTTTGACCCCCGTTCAGCGCGCTTAAATACTGAAGTCGGACTGGTCATTGAATCTGAAAAACTTCAAGATGAAATTGCGGCATCGCTCGATAAATATCTGCCACGTATTGCTTATCAACTTAAGTTGAATGACAAGGGCGAAATTATCTGGCTTGATCAACAGAAGGATGGCAAAATTTTTGAATATAACTATGATCCTGAAACGACTAGATTCCAGCGTTTTGTGATGCATCTCGTCACCACCTTTCCAGCTGAATGGGCAATGTAA
- a CDS encoding fatty acid desaturase, which translates to MSSSSDMTSQQRIAKVRTVVMQAGEDLRARYPILKHQNFIGASILAFAWSGMIVSALAFYYGYLTAWMTIPLIAIFASLTHELEHDLIHYMYFKKMPWAHHLMLALVWLARPNTISPWARRRLHLHHHKYSGTESDLEERGISNGMPWGIRRILVISDQLMSVYLRPFRMYKMIHAFLEKQPENERKIAQISQLLGFLPLSIIYYGLCYLFAVFHISNAIVPIFGYEMLWSQGIIDAMPWVNLMAVIWVLPNYLRSFCLQFVSSNMHYYGDIDPRDVIKQTQVLNPWWMMPFQLFCFNFGATHAIHHFVVKEPFYIRHMTAKTAHKVMKEVGVRFNDIGTFRRLNRWNEIKAK; encoded by the coding sequence ATGTCTTCATCCTCGGATATGACCAGTCAGCAGCGGATTGCCAAGGTCAGAACTGTTGTCATGCAGGCTGGCGAAGACCTGCGAGCACGATATCCCATCCTGAAACATCAAAATTTCATTGGTGCGAGTATTCTGGCTTTTGCCTGGTCAGGTATGATTGTATCGGCATTGGCCTTTTATTATGGATATCTGACAGCATGGATGACCATTCCACTGATTGCGATATTTGCATCCTTAACACATGAATTGGAACATGATTTAATCCATTACATGTATTTCAAGAAAATGCCATGGGCACATCATTTGATGTTGGCTTTAGTCTGGTTGGCACGTCCGAATACGATCAGTCCATGGGCACGTCGTCGCCTGCATTTACATCACCATAAATATTCAGGTACCGAAAGTGACCTGGAAGAACGTGGCATCAGTAATGGCATGCCGTGGGGGATTCGCCGTATTTTAGTGATCAGTGACCAGTTGATGTCTGTGTACCTGCGTCCATTTCGTATGTACAAAATGATTCATGCCTTTTTGGAAAAACAGCCAGAGAATGAACGTAAAATTGCACAGATTTCACAGCTGCTTGGCTTTTTGCCTTTAAGTATCATTTACTACGGCCTGTGCTATCTATTTGCAGTGTTTCATATTTCAAATGCGATCGTACCGATATTTGGTTATGAAATGTTGTGGTCACAAGGCATTATCGATGCCATGCCATGGGTCAATTTAATGGCGGTGATCTGGGTATTACCAAATTATTTACGTTCATTCTGCTTACAGTTTGTCAGTTCAAATATGCATTACTATGGCGATATTGACCCGCGTGATGTCATCAAACAAACTCAAGTCTTGAATCCATGGTGGATGATGCCATTCCAGCTATTCTGCTTTAATTTTGGTGCCACACATGCGATCCATCACTTTGTAGTAAAAGAGCCATTTTATATCCGTCATATGACTGCCAAGACCGCACATAAAGTCATGAAAGAAGTAGGCGTACGATTTAATGATATTGGAACGTTCCGTCGTTTAAATCGCTGGAATGAAATTAAAGCGAAATAA
- a CDS encoding ISNCY family transposase: protein MSDKELKRLSVLQEICDQRITQSQAAQLLHISERQIRRLLQKYKAQGPAALAHAGRGQTSNSKLPEELRLKCLNIVSDQLHGFGPTLAHEKLTTVHGFDLSVETLRSWMIAADLWIPRAKRLKRPYQPRYNRDCYGELIQIDGSHHDWFEGRAAKCCLLVFIDDATGKLQHLRFCESESTFDYMISTRLYVEQHGKPLAFYSDKHSVFRVNQSSKKDTKITQFGRVLSTLNIDIIFANSPQAKGRVERANRTLQDRLIKEMRLEAISSIADANAWLPCFIEQFNRKFAKMAFNPKDLHRTVTETAEELDDIFTWREPRRVTNSLTITYDKCVYILDNIQENQKLIGKYLEFLEYPDGTVAIMHEGRKINYSIFDKLSQLNQREIVENKRLSSVLLHIQQQHEELEQQNKRNRSQKMPSRRAQKTAIQQRNLNPVLDLEMSI from the coding sequence ATGTCGGATAAAGAACTTAAACGATTGTCGGTCTTGCAGGAAATCTGCGATCAACGCATAACTCAATCCCAGGCTGCTCAGCTACTTCATATCTCAGAACGTCAGATCAGACGCTTACTGCAGAAATACAAAGCTCAAGGTCCAGCTGCATTAGCGCATGCCGGTCGTGGCCAAACCAGCAATTCCAAACTTCCTGAAGAACTCAGACTCAAGTGCCTCAATATTGTTTCTGACCAACTCCATGGTTTCGGACCCACTTTAGCGCATGAAAAGCTCACCACCGTACATGGATTCGATCTTTCAGTAGAAACCCTGCGTTCTTGGATGATTGCAGCCGACTTGTGGATTCCTCGCGCCAAGCGCCTGAAACGCCCATATCAGCCTCGATATAACCGGGATTGCTATGGTGAACTGATCCAGATTGATGGCTCTCACCATGACTGGTTCGAAGGGCGTGCTGCTAAATGCTGTCTGCTGGTGTTTATTGATGATGCCACAGGCAAATTACAGCATTTACGCTTCTGTGAGTCAGAATCAACCTTTGACTATATGATTTCGACACGTTTGTATGTTGAACAGCACGGTAAGCCCTTAGCGTTTTACAGCGACAAACATTCAGTCTTTAGGGTAAATCAAAGCAGCAAGAAAGACACCAAGATTACCCAATTTGGGCGAGTACTCAGTACGCTCAATATCGATATCATCTTCGCCAATTCACCACAGGCCAAAGGACGTGTAGAACGAGCCAATAGAACGCTTCAGGATCGTCTGATTAAGGAGATGCGCTTAGAAGCTATCAGTTCGATTGCAGATGCCAATGCCTGGCTGCCCTGCTTTATTGAGCAATTTAATCGTAAATTTGCCAAGATGGCCTTTAATCCTAAGGATCTCCACCGGACTGTCACTGAAACAGCTGAAGAATTAGATGATATTTTTACTTGGCGTGAACCCCGCAGAGTCACCAATAGCCTGACCATTACTTATGATAAATGTGTATATATTCTGGATAATATCCAAGAAAATCAGAAGCTGATCGGTAAATATCTTGAGTTTCTAGAATATCCGGATGGTACTGTAGCGATCATGCATGAAGGACGGAAGATCAATTACAGCATCTTCGATAAATTAAGTCAGCTTAACCAGCGAGAGATTGTTGAGAATAAACGTTTAAGTTCTGTATTGCTGCATATTCAACAACAGCATGAAGAACTGGAACAGCAAAACAAACGTAATCGTTCTCAAAAGATGCCAAGCAGACGTGCACAGAAAACAGCAATTCAACAACGAAATCTGAATCCTGTGCTTGACTTGGAAATGTCCATATAG
- a CDS encoding DUF764 family protein encodes MSSKYDLDKLLDPYGINKFQKTITRITDPFKEYLALNPSMASIADVYENPALEAMKKVSMPFKEYLALNPSMASIAGVYENPALEAMKKVSMPFKEYLALNPSMASIAGVYENPALEAMKKVSMPFKEYLALNPSMASIAGVYENPALEAIRSAASDIAINKSLGLQADVQRLIAAKTLIPGLNTKIFNLNQKLYAIAGLTEQSPNQNNFDSIQNYLETFEEFNEKYHQDINIDRTAIQTLDLVLQQQETLELTSDLRDIGIFDTSSGSILLEYLETLPNNKASLLSRLIVCLLVWFAETVTEPIINEYEPIKNNQKSLVNFLNDVEGLARVIKDCDLKDQPNGLKEMRLEKESIVTLYKTNKDIPDGWSKIKFNKDGHDITGYIKTSELHLLD; translated from the coding sequence ATGTCATCCAAATATGATTTAGATAAATTATTAGATCCTTATGGAATAAACAAATTTCAAAAAACTATAACTAGAATTACAGACCCTTTTAAAGAATATCTTGCCCTGAATCCTTCTATGGCCAGTATCGCAGACGTATACGAAAATCCTGCACTTGAGGCTATGAAAAAGGTTTCAATGCCTTTTAAAGAATATCTTGCCCTGAATCCCTCTATGGCCAGTATCGCAGGCGTATACGAGAATCCTGCTCTTGAGGCTATGAAAAAGGTTTCAATGCCTTTTAAAGAATATCTTGCCCTGAATCCCTCTATGGCCAGTATCGCAGGCGTATACGAGAATCCTGCTCTTGAGGCTATGAAAAAGGTTTCAATGCCTTTTAAAGAATATCTTGCCCTGAACCCCTCTATGGCCAGTATCGCAGGCGTATACGAGAATCCTGCTCTTGAGGCTATTAGAAGTGCTGCATCAGATATAGCAATTAATAAATCATTAGGCTTACAGGCCGACGTACAAAGACTTATAGCTGCTAAGACATTGATTCCGGGTTTAAATACTAAAATTTTTAACTTGAATCAAAAGCTTTATGCTATTGCTGGACTAACTGAACAAAGTCCTAACCAGAATAATTTTGATTCTATTCAAAACTATTTGGAAACTTTCGAGGAGTTTAATGAAAAATATCATCAAGACATAAATATCGATAGAACAGCAATCCAAACACTAGATTTAGTTCTTCAGCAACAAGAGACATTAGAACTAACATCTGACCTAAGAGATATAGGTATTTTTGATACATCAAGTGGATCTATTTTATTAGAATATTTAGAAACATTACCAAATAATAAAGCATCACTTCTTTCAAGGCTCATAGTTTGTTTACTTGTATGGTTTGCAGAGACCGTTACCGAACCGATTATTAATGAATATGAGCCTATTAAAAATAATCAAAAAAGCTTAGTAAACTTTTTAAATGATGTGGAAGGCCTAGCACGTGTAATAAAAGATTGTGACTTAAAGGATCAACCAAACGGTTTAAAAGAAATGAGACTAGAAAAAGAATCTATAGTAACCCTCTATAAAACGAATAAAGATATCCCAGATGGATGGTCCAAAATTAAGTTCAATAAAGATGGGCATGATATTACAGGATACATTAAGACATCTGAGCTTCATCTACTCGATTAA
- a CDS encoding SGNH/GDSL hydrolase family protein, with the protein MLLKAATIALIPALVIQGNRIKKRTLRLPEPAGEREGVMGQGKPLSILIVGDSAAAGVGVEHQEDALTGAILNQLQQNYQIRWKLQAKIGDTTSNVIHVLEEIPAEHYDVVVTSVGVNDVTKLMPADVWIKKQQKLYQAIESRFSPELIIAAGVPPMNMFPALPNPLAWLFGRYAKAMNCELEKFVSKNANMQWIEYDIKQYQALNLEMAKDGFHPSKEVYTLWGQEVAAKIRQKF; encoded by the coding sequence ATGTTGCTCAAAGCTGCCACGATTGCCCTAATACCTGCTTTGGTGATTCAAGGGAATCGCATCAAGAAAAGAACGCTTCGACTGCCCGAACCTGCTGGTGAACGCGAAGGTGTTATGGGACAGGGGAAGCCTTTGTCGATCCTGATTGTTGGCGATTCGGCAGCAGCCGGTGTCGGCGTAGAGCATCAGGAAGACGCATTAACAGGTGCGATCTTAAATCAACTCCAGCAAAATTATCAGATTCGCTGGAAACTTCAGGCGAAAATAGGAGATACAACCTCCAACGTCATTCACGTATTGGAAGAAATTCCGGCTGAACATTATGATGTTGTGGTGACCTCAGTTGGTGTAAATGATGTTACCAAACTGATGCCAGCAGATGTCTGGATTAAAAAGCAACAGAAACTTTATCAGGCGATTGAAAGTCGCTTTAGTCCTGAGCTAATTATTGCGGCCGGTGTGCCACCTATGAACATGTTCCCAGCTTTACCCAATCCATTGGCCTGGTTATTTGGTCGTTATGCCAAGGCTATGAACTGTGAGCTGGAAAAATTTGTCAGCAAGAACGCCAATATGCAATGGATTGAATACGATATCAAACAATATCAGGCACTCAATCTGGAAATGGCCAAAGACGGGTTTCACCCGAGTAAAGAAGTTTATACGCTTTGGGGACAGGAAGTCGCTGCAAAGATCCGCCAGAAATTCTAG
- a CDS encoding SDR family oxidoreductase: MTKTILITGASSGIGAGMAREFAQKGYNLAICARRLERLEALKQELEKQYGIKVIAKTLDVTNYDQVFEVFRAFKEEFGTIDRIIVNAGVGEGRRIGKGNFAINKATVETNFISALAQCEAAVEIFRVQNSGHLVMISSMSAMRGMPKHLTAYGASKAGVAHLAEGIRAELIDTPIKVTTIFPGYIRTELNEGAKKLPFEVDEKTGSRLLAAEIEKAPVKAYVPKWPWLPLGLAMKILPLKLVNKLG; this comes from the coding sequence ATGACGAAAACAATTCTAATTACCGGAGCAAGTTCTGGAATTGGTGCAGGTATGGCACGTGAATTTGCCCAAAAAGGCTATAACCTGGCGATCTGTGCACGTCGTCTGGAACGTCTGGAAGCTTTAAAGCAGGAATTGGAAAAACAATACGGGATCAAAGTGATTGCCAAAACCTTGGATGTGACCAACTATGATCAAGTCTTTGAAGTATTTCGTGCATTTAAGGAAGAGTTCGGCACTATTGATCGGATTATTGTAAATGCAGGCGTTGGTGAAGGTCGTCGTATTGGTAAGGGTAACTTTGCCATTAACAAAGCTACGGTAGAAACCAATTTTATTTCTGCATTAGCTCAATGTGAAGCTGCAGTCGAAATTTTCCGTGTGCAAAATTCAGGTCATCTGGTGATGATTTCATCCATGAGCGCAATGCGTGGTATGCCAAAACATCTGACAGCCTACGGTGCAAGTAAGGCAGGAGTGGCGCATCTGGCAGAAGGGATCCGTGCAGAACTGATTGATACACCCATTAAAGTCACCACAATTTTCCCGGGTTATATCCGTACCGAACTCAATGAAGGTGCGAAAAAACTGCCATTTGAAGTGGATGAAAAAACCGGGTCACGGTTATTGGCTGCTGAAATTGAAAAAGCACCGGTTAAAGCTTATGTACCCAAATGGCCTTGGTTACCATTGGGCCTGGCTATGAAAATATTGCCATTAAAACTGGTCAATAAATTAGGTTAA
- a CDS encoding uracil-DNA glycosylase family protein codes for MSDIETHPLEPFLPENAKLLMMGSFPPPETRWKMRFYYPNYQNDMWRIFGLIFFHNRDYFLDLANKNFQEMLIREFLLEKGIAIFDTAYQIRRLKGNASDKFLEIVTPTDLNKLLSQMPLCHSIMTTGDKATETLMLSMPEGTEKPAIGQPSEAHFAGRELKLYRMPSSSRAYPLALEKKAEAYRELFRDVGLI; via the coding sequence ATGTCGGATATTGAAACCCATCCTCTAGAACCTTTTCTACCTGAAAATGCCAAACTTTTGATGATGGGCAGTTTCCCGCCACCAGAAACGCGTTGGAAAATGCGTTTCTATTATCCAAATTATCAAAATGATATGTGGCGGATTTTCGGTTTAATTTTCTTCCATAATAGAGATTATTTTCTGGATCTTGCCAATAAGAATTTTCAGGAAATGCTGATTCGGGAATTTTTGCTGGAAAAAGGCATTGCCATTTTTGATACCGCCTATCAGATTCGTCGTTTGAAGGGGAATGCTTCAGATAAATTTCTGGAAATTGTTACGCCTACTGATCTCAACAAACTGCTTTCCCAGATGCCTTTATGTCATAGCATTATGACCACAGGCGACAAAGCAACCGAAACCCTGATGTTATCCATGCCTGAAGGCACTGAAAAACCAGCGATCGGGCAGCCGAGTGAAGCTCACTTTGCTGGGCGTGAGTTAAAACTCTATCGAATGCCATCATCATCACGCGCCTATCCATTGGCTTTGGAAAAAAAGGCAGAAGCCTATCGGGAGCTGTTTAGAGATGTTGGACTGATTTAG
- a CDS encoding S-(hydroxymethyl)glutathione dehydrogenase/class III alcohol dehydrogenase, with product MKSRAAVAFGPGEPLQIVEVDVAPPKAGEVLVKISHTGVCHTDAFTLSGEDPEGVFPAILGHEGAGVVVEVGEGVTSLKPGDHVIPLYTAECGECLFCKSGKTNLCVAVRATQGKGVMPDGTTRFSYNGEPIYHYMGCSTFSEYTVVAEVSLAKINPEANHEHVCLLGCGVTTGIGAVHNTAKVQEGDTVAIFGLGGIGLAVVQGARQAKAGRIIAVDTNADKFELAKQFGATDFLNPKDYDKPIQQVIVDMTGWGVDHSFECIGNVDVMRSALECAHRGWGQSVIIGVAGAGKEISTRPFQLVTGRKWMGTAFGGVKGRSQLPGMVEQAMKGDIQLEPFVTHTMPLEQINEAFDLMHEGKSIRTVIHFD from the coding sequence ATGAAATCACGTGCAGCGGTAGCATTTGGTCCAGGCGAGCCATTACAGATCGTTGAAGTTGATGTCGCACCACCAAAAGCTGGTGAAGTTCTGGTAAAAATTAGCCATACCGGCGTGTGTCATACTGATGCCTTCACTTTATCTGGTGAAGATCCTGAAGGGGTATTCCCGGCAATTCTGGGCCATGAGGGTGCAGGTGTGGTGGTTGAAGTGGGTGAAGGTGTCACCAGCTTAAAACCGGGTGATCACGTGATTCCTTTATATACTGCTGAATGTGGCGAATGTCTGTTCTGTAAATCGGGCAAAACCAACCTGTGTGTGGCTGTACGTGCAACTCAGGGTAAAGGTGTAATGCCGGATGGCACAACACGTTTCTCTTATAACGGCGAGCCAATTTACCATTACATGGGCTGTTCAACATTCTCTGAATATACCGTGGTTGCTGAAGTTTCTTTGGCAAAAATCAATCCGGAAGCGAACCATGAACACGTTTGCCTATTAGGTTGTGGTGTGACCACAGGTATTGGTGCAGTGCATAACACAGCAAAAGTACAGGAAGGCGATACTGTTGCAATATTCGGTCTGGGTGGTATTGGCCTGGCAGTAGTACAAGGTGCTCGTCAAGCCAAAGCAGGTCGTATCATTGCAGTAGATACCAATGCTGATAAGTTTGAACTGGCGAAACAGTTTGGTGCAACCGACTTCTTAAATCCAAAAGACTATGACAAGCCAATCCAGCAAGTCATTGTGGACATGACAGGCTGGGGCGTCGATCATTCATTTGAATGTATCGGTAATGTCGACGTAATGCGCTCTGCACTGGAATGCGCACACCGTGGCTGGGGCCAATCCGTGATTATTGGTGTGGCTGGTGCAGGTAAAGAAATCTCGACTCGTCCATTCCAGCTTGTGACTGGCCGTAAATGGATGGGAACTGCATTTGGTGGCGTAAAAGGCCGTTCACAATTGCCGGGTATGGTTGAACAGGCCATGAAAGGTGATATCCAGCTGGAACCATTTGTAACGCATACCATGCCGCTTGAGCAGATTAATGAAGCCTTTGATCTGATGCATGAAGGCAAGTCGATCCGTACCGTGATTCACTTCGACTAA